A single region of the Sphingobium sp. EP60837 genome encodes:
- the rpsG gene encoding 30S ribosomal protein S7, with the protein MSRRRRPEKRVILPDPKFGDIVLSKFMNSIMQDGKKAVAESIVYGALETVETKSKKDPIAMFHDALNNVKPGIEVRSRRVGGATYQVPVEVRPERAQALAIRWLITASRNRSETTMAARLSGELLDAANNRGNAVKKREDTHRMAEANRAFSHYRW; encoded by the coding sequence ATGTCACGTCGTCGTCGCCCAGAAAAGCGCGTTATCCTGCCCGATCCCAAGTTCGGTGATATCGTGCTGTCGAAGTTCATGAACAGCATCATGCAGGACGGCAAGAAGGCCGTCGCCGAGTCCATCGTTTACGGTGCGCTCGAAACCGTCGAGACGAAGTCCAAGAAGGACCCAATCGCGATGTTCCATGATGCGCTGAACAATGTGAAGCCCGGCATCGAGGTCCGCAGCCGCCGCGTTGGTGGTGCGACCTACCAGGTTCCCGTCGAAGTGCGCCCCGAGCGCGCCCAGGCGCTGGCCATCCGCTGGTTGATCACGGCTTCGCGCAACCGCAGCGAAACCACCATGGCCGCCCGTCTGTCGGGTGAGCTGCTGGACGCCGCCAACAACCGCGGCAATGCCGTGAAGAAGCGCGAAGACACGCACCGCATGGCGGAAGCGAACCGCGCCTTCTCGCACTACCGCTGGTAA
- the rpsL gene encoding 30S ribosomal protein S12 — protein sequence MPTINQLVRKGRELQKTKSKVPAMEANPQKRGVCTRVYTTTPKKPNSALRKVAKVRLVNQREVITYIPGEGHNLQEHSVVLIRGGRVRDLPGVRYHVLRGVLDTQGVKDRKQSRSKYGAKRPK from the coding sequence ATGCCAACAATCAACCAGCTGGTCCGCAAGGGCCGCGAGCTGCAGAAGACCAAGTCGAAGGTCCCTGCAATGGAAGCGAACCCGCAAAAGCGCGGCGTTTGCACCCGTGTTTACACGACGACCCCGAAGAAGCCGAACTCGGCTCTCCGCAAGGTGGCGAAGGTGCGTCTGGTCAACCAGCGCGAAGTCATCACCTACATTCCGGGTGAAGGCCACAACCTTCAGGAGCACAGCGTTGTGCTGATCCGCGGCGGTCGCGTACGCGACCTTCCCGGTGTGCGCTACCATGTGCTGCGCGGCGTTCTGGATACCCAGGGCGTCAAGGACCGTAAGCAGAGCCGTTCGAAGTACGGCGCGAAGCGTCCGAAGTAA
- a CDS encoding putative bifunctional diguanylate cyclase/phosphodiesterase: MTPLSPFTGEFCNPAREAAFQGERLPESCRHARTLFILSAILNALFLISDWRFAGTPHFWVAIPARLTVVLWSLVCLSFSRRMTDFKAVERLCFIWQIVTAIGVAFLVSSRSDIAIFVLVMLPLVFYLVVPTSFRGNFGGGLGCGIALLIGYLSPAPLSPTTPGMILAVLMLHCGMWIAISRTNRLQRQEWLASQAAQEARAALASNSETLERMFMSVPIPLLVTRPDGTVVRFNDAAARAFGSDGDISRVHLLGEGAAAKASLRDQIATGEAVDNQECRIVGKDAVVHDVLLASRPIMVGGEECVLSSIVDITDRKEAERHLAHLAMTDALTGLANRSHFMATLAQAASATDRAGGQMAVVLIDVDEFKRINDSAGHDVGDALLCAVGERLRTAVRPGDLVARMGGDEFAVLLTRLRNASDLETILARMTAQLHQPLSHGARDVDCRVSMGVALFPEHAGDIADLMKFADIALYEAKNGGRGRACLFEPWLLERWQREARMLERARHALVHAPPAPWYQPKVDLATGAIIGFEALLRCVRADGTIIMPGEIAAAFEHSELGRTITDRMLAQVLADCRRWHEHGLDIGHVAINVPGVELHDSGFPDRLIAQLEKVGVPPSKIELEVTESVFLGRNAEVVERSLHRLSSAGISIALDDFGTGYASLSHLKQFPIDVIKIDQRFVRDLETDPDDAAIVRTLLNLAYSLNIRTVAEGVENVHQLDYLRAGGCHYAQCFHFGAAVPSAEVPALLGWHAAAISQIG, translated from the coding sequence GTGACCCCACTTTCTCCTTTTACCGGCGAGTTTTGCAACCCGGCCCGGGAAGCTGCATTTCAGGGGGAGCGGCTGCCTGAGTCGTGCCGCCATGCGCGCACCCTGTTTATCCTTTCTGCGATCCTCAATGCGCTGTTCCTGATAAGCGATTGGCGTTTCGCCGGTACGCCTCATTTTTGGGTAGCCATTCCGGCGCGGCTGACGGTCGTACTCTGGTCGCTGGTCTGCCTGTCATTCAGCCGCAGGATGACTGATTTCAAGGCGGTCGAGCGCCTCTGCTTCATATGGCAGATCGTCACCGCGATCGGCGTCGCCTTCCTAGTCAGTTCACGCAGCGACATAGCCATTTTCGTGTTGGTGATGCTGCCGCTGGTCTTCTATCTTGTCGTGCCTACCAGCTTTCGCGGCAATTTCGGGGGCGGTCTCGGCTGTGGGATCGCGCTGCTGATCGGCTATCTCTCGCCTGCGCCTTTATCGCCGACGACGCCAGGAATGATCCTGGCAGTGCTGATGCTCCACTGCGGCATGTGGATCGCCATCAGCCGGACCAACCGCCTCCAACGGCAGGAATGGTTGGCGAGCCAGGCGGCCCAGGAAGCCCGGGCAGCCCTTGCGAGCAACAGCGAAACGCTTGAGCGCATGTTCATGAGCGTGCCGATCCCTCTGCTGGTTACGCGCCCGGACGGCACCGTTGTCCGCTTCAACGACGCAGCCGCCCGCGCTTTCGGCTCGGACGGTGATATCTCCCGCGTACATCTGTTGGGCGAAGGCGCAGCAGCCAAGGCCAGCCTGCGCGACCAGATCGCAACCGGAGAAGCGGTGGACAATCAGGAATGCCGCATCGTGGGCAAGGACGCCGTTGTTCACGACGTCCTGCTTGCCTCGCGCCCTATCATGGTGGGGGGGGAGGAATGCGTCCTTTCCAGCATCGTCGATATAACCGACCGGAAGGAGGCAGAGCGGCATCTTGCCCATCTCGCCATGACCGACGCGCTCACCGGCCTTGCCAATCGATCGCACTTCATGGCGACGCTGGCGCAGGCGGCCAGTGCGACCGACCGGGCCGGCGGGCAGATGGCGGTGGTGCTGATCGACGTCGATGAGTTCAAGCGGATCAACGATAGCGCGGGGCATGATGTGGGCGACGCGCTGCTCTGCGCAGTCGGCGAGCGACTGCGCACTGCGGTTCGGCCCGGGGATCTGGTCGCGCGCATGGGTGGGGATGAATTTGCCGTACTGCTGACCCGGCTACGCAACGCATCCGACCTGGAGACTATATTGGCGCGGATGACGGCACAGTTGCACCAGCCGTTGAGCCACGGCGCTCGCGATGTGGACTGCCGTGTAAGCATGGGTGTAGCGCTCTTCCCCGAACATGCGGGCGACATCGCGGACCTCATGAAATTCGCCGACATCGCCCTTTATGAAGCAAAGAATGGCGGCCGCGGCCGGGCTTGCCTGTTCGAGCCTTGGCTGCTGGAGCGATGGCAGCGCGAGGCCCGTATGCTGGAACGCGCGCGCCATGCGCTGGTCCACGCGCCGCCCGCACCCTGGTATCAGCCCAAGGTCGATCTTGCGACCGGAGCGATCATCGGCTTCGAAGCGCTCCTCCGCTGTGTCCGTGCAGATGGAACCATTATCATGCCCGGCGAGATCGCCGCGGCGTTTGAACATTCGGAACTGGGCCGCACAATCACTGACCGGATGCTGGCACAAGTGCTTGCCGACTGCCGTCGATGGCACGAACATGGGCTTGATATCGGCCATGTCGCGATCAATGTGCCGGGCGTGGAACTGCACGACAGCGGCTTTCCCGATCGCCTGATCGCGCAATTGGAAAAAGTGGGCGTGCCGCCTTCGAAGATCGAGTTGGAGGTGACCGAATCAGTCTTCCTTGGCCGCAATGCCGAAGTTGTGGAACGCAGCCTGCACCGGTTGAGCAGCGCGGGCATATCCATTGCGCTCGATGATTTCGGCACGGGCTATGCGTCGCTCTCTCACCTCAAGCAATTTCCGATCGACGTCATCAAGATCGACCAGCGCTTCGTCCGCGATCTCGAGACTGATCCGGATGATGCGGCCATTGTACGGACGTTGCTCAATCTCGCCTACAGCCTCAATATCCGTACTGTGGCGGAAGGCGTCGAGAATGTGCACCAGCTCGACTATCTTCGAGCGGGCGGATGTCATTATGCACAGTGCTTCCACTTTGGCGCCGCCGTGCCTTCAGCCGAGGTTCCTGCCCTGCTTGGCTGGCATGCCGCCGCGATCTCCCAAATCGGCTGA
- a CDS encoding M23 family metallopeptidase — translation MLYRSKKGVAALWARIVALCSEREIFLRSGGQVKFIRISTRVQLSAAAVLSSLLLGWIALTLSMALRPSSVDRERAALDAQGRAVAKAASKVEGYRQSVENLARDLEARQNFMDDLYRTHFGKEESGAAEGLVGQPDKATSKDGAHALKVRIGAAPEAEPLLTIDARQRRFAMLLTRAVERRADKTAAAIRSFGLNPDTLARTAARAQGGPFVPWRGQRDAMPKEFERLASALSRMEFLESSLMTIPSGRPTLAPMQSSSYGYRRDPFNGHAAFHAGIDFPGSHGQPILAAAAGKVSFVGQRSGYGNVVEVSHGNGLMTRYAHLSGFAARVGEQVDRGVMIARMGSTGRSTGDHLHFEVRLNGQPINPRRFLEARKDVLQVQQIATARLADVGHRG, via the coding sequence TTGTTATATCGGAGTAAGAAGGGGGTTGCCGCCCTCTGGGCCAGGATTGTCGCCCTGTGTTCGGAGCGGGAAATCTTCCTGCGATCTGGCGGACAGGTCAAGTTCATCCGGATATCCACCCGCGTTCAGCTGTCGGCCGCCGCCGTCCTATCGTCGCTCCTGCTCGGATGGATTGCGCTCACCCTTTCCATGGCGCTTCGTCCATCATCAGTGGATCGCGAACGGGCCGCGCTCGATGCTCAGGGCCGCGCCGTTGCCAAGGCAGCGAGTAAGGTGGAGGGCTATCGCCAATCAGTCGAGAACCTCGCCCGCGACCTTGAGGCGCGGCAGAACTTCATGGACGATCTGTACCGCACCCATTTCGGCAAGGAAGAAAGCGGTGCGGCGGAAGGACTGGTCGGCCAGCCGGACAAGGCTACCTCCAAGGACGGCGCGCATGCGCTCAAGGTCCGCATCGGCGCCGCCCCTGAAGCCGAGCCCCTGCTGACGATCGATGCGCGCCAGCGGCGTTTCGCGATGCTGCTGACCCGTGCCGTGGAGCGGCGCGCGGACAAGACGGCGGCGGCGATCCGCAGCTTTGGCCTCAACCCCGACACGCTGGCGCGAACCGCGGCCCGAGCGCAGGGCGGCCCCTTCGTCCCCTGGCGCGGCCAGCGCGACGCGATGCCGAAGGAGTTCGAACGGCTGGCAAGCGCGCTGTCCCGCATGGAATTTCTGGAAAGCAGCCTGATGACAATCCCTTCAGGCCGCCCGACCCTGGCGCCGATGCAGTCCAGTTCCTACGGCTATCGCCGCGACCCGTTTAACGGACATGCCGCCTTTCATGCAGGCATCGACTTTCCCGGTAGCCATGGCCAACCGATCCTGGCGGCCGCTGCAGGCAAGGTCAGCTTTGTCGGCCAGCGCAGCGGTTATGGCAATGTGGTGGAAGTGAGCCATGGCAACGGCCTCATGACCCGCTACGCCCATCTATCCGGCTTTGCCGCGCGGGTCGGTGAGCAAGTCGATCGCGGCGTCATGATCGCTCGCATGGGTTCGACCGGCCGATCGACCGGCGACCATCTGCATTTCGAGGTACGGCTGAACGGTCAGCCCATCAATCCCCGCCGTTTTCTAGAGGCACGCAAAGATGTTCTCCAAGTCCAGCAAATCGCCACGGCCCGCCTCGCCGATGTCGGTCACCGTGGCTAA
- a CDS encoding bactofilin family protein, with amino-acid sequence MSVTVAKGSSFSLIAGGVSISGDISASVDLHIDGEVTGDVSCVALVQGPGSQVTGHINAQSARLAGLVDGSITADDLVIESSARISGDVFYERISIAPGSRIDGRFTHKENGPAGGGELKLITAENAA; translated from the coding sequence ATGTCGGTCACCGTGGCTAAGGGCTCGTCCTTCTCGCTGATTGCGGGCGGCGTTTCGATCAGCGGCGACATCAGCGCTTCGGTTGATTTGCATATCGACGGCGAGGTGACTGGCGACGTCAGCTGTGTGGCGCTCGTCCAGGGACCGGGCAGCCAGGTCACCGGCCATATCAACGCGCAAAGCGCGCGGCTCGCAGGGCTAGTGGACGGATCTATCACCGCTGATGATCTGGTCATAGAAAGCAGCGCGCGGATCAGCGGCGATGTTTTCTATGAGCGCATTTCGATCGCACCCGGCAGCCGCATCGATGGACGCTTTACGCACAAGGAAAACGGCCCTGCGGGCGGCGGCGAGCTGAAGCTGATCACCGCCGAGAACGCCGCCTGA
- a CDS encoding virion core protein, T7 gp14 family, protein MAGVTSVASTAASIVGQMQSAKAQNKAIEQQAEAVAEENRLSASADMFERDRAARREQSRIRTAAGEAGLVLNSGAIENLLMDSAMQNELANDRTLANRESRDKANIAEANSMYSKVQSPTALGAGLQIGASAASAWSGVRDAQMKVKVEKAKTKKAGYKIP, encoded by the coding sequence GTGGCGGGCGTGACCTCGGTCGCCTCCACCGCCGCGTCCATCGTTGGCCAGATGCAAAGCGCCAAGGCCCAGAACAAGGCCATTGAGCAGCAGGCCGAAGCCGTCGCTGAAGAGAACCGACTGTCCGCCTCGGCTGACATGTTCGAACGCGACCGCGCCGCCCGCCGTGAGCAATCGCGCATCCGCACCGCAGCTGGTGAAGCTGGTCTCGTGCTCAACTCAGGGGCCATTGAAAACCTCCTGATGGACAGCGCCATGCAGAACGAGCTGGCGAACGACCGAACGCTCGCCAACCGGGAAAGCCGGGACAAGGCGAACATCGCGGAGGCCAACTCCATGTACTCCAAGGTCCAGTCACCGACCGCCCTCGGCGCGGGTCTCCAGATCGGAGCATCGGCCGCAAGCGCGTGGTCCGGCGTCAGGGACGCTCAGATGAAGGTGAAGGTCGAAAAGGCCAAGACGAAGAAGGCCGGTTATAAAATACCATGA
- a CDS encoding recombinase family protein: MARTFAYCRVSTTDQTTDNQVREIEGAGFAIEPKRVVSETVSGSVAAMERKGFAQLVDRLEAGDVLIVTKLDRLGRNAMDVRATVEKLAGEGVRVHCLALGGVDLTSPAGKMTMGVISAVAEFERDLLIERTQAGLSRAKAEGKTLGRPSALSQKQQEAVRSRRAAGVSLGTLAKEYGVSRAAIQRAEKRA; this comes from the coding sequence ATGGCCCGCACCTTCGCTTACTGCCGTGTCAGCACCACCGATCAGACCACCGACAACCAAGTCCGCGAGATTGAGGGGGCAGGATTCGCCATCGAACCTAAGCGGGTCGTGAGCGAGACCGTCTCCGGCTCCGTCGCCGCCATGGAGCGCAAAGGCTTCGCGCAGCTGGTGGATCGACTGGAGGCTGGCGATGTGCTGATTGTGACGAAGCTGGACCGGCTGGGCCGTAATGCGATGGACGTTCGCGCCACGGTGGAGAAGCTGGCCGGTGAAGGCGTCCGCGTCCACTGCCTCGCCTTGGGTGGAGTGGACCTGACCAGCCCGGCGGGGAAAATGACCATGGGCGTTATCAGCGCCGTGGCCGAGTTCGAGCGCGACCTCCTGATTGAGCGCACCCAAGCGGGCCTGAGCCGCGCCAAGGCTGAGGGGAAGACCTTAGGTCGCCCGTCTGCCCTTTCACAGAAGCAGCAGGAAGCCGTGAGGTCACGCCGGGCCGCTGGGGTGTCTTTGGGGACGCTGGCGAAGGAGTATGGCGTCAGCCGCGCCGCGATCCAACGGGCGGAGAAGCGGGCCTGA
- a CDS encoding MrcB family domain-containing protein, whose product MGQRKHACHGAPRGRRSEGASCRTQPHIRQPSACNGPADKRSALRREGWDRQEDGHTLGAFLSASRSPSAQNGWYCVYLFRSDGSGVYLALAHGSTSFLNGMFVPRADGQLADLLTWARTTLGDALLRDPRVQSKIDLGEGPGKLAKPYEKSTVAGIWYPADNLPDEAQLTADAVMFAGLLGQLYCAQDQRRMPGEIAPEIIEAVEAVDEIAKPLMGRSRAGQGRGLSGPERQAVERRAMELAKSILEREGFTVEDHSATASYDFLASKNGCKTVVEVKGTTGGLGPIMLTANEVTLHQSGTINNALFVVHSIDLDRHGPQPIASGGTVHRLQPWRLNPDQLKPMAFEYALLAE is encoded by the coding sequence ATGGGACAGCGCAAACACGCCTGCCATGGAGCGCCGAGGGGTCGTCGTTCGGAAGGAGCTTCCTGCCGAACTCAGCCGCATATCCGGCAACCTTCAGCATGCAATGGGCCCGCTGATAAGCGATCTGCGCTTCGAAGGGAGGGATGGGACCGGCAGGAAGACGGCCATACCCTGGGCGCGTTTCTTTCCGCCAGCCGTTCACCGTCCGCCCAAAATGGCTGGTATTGCGTCTATCTCTTCCGGTCCGATGGATCTGGTGTCTATTTGGCCTTGGCTCATGGATCCACATCGTTCCTCAACGGGATGTTCGTGCCGCGAGCTGACGGACAGCTCGCTGATTTATTGACCTGGGCCCGCACAACGTTGGGGGATGCGCTTTTGCGCGACCCAAGGGTGCAAAGCAAGATTGATCTGGGCGAGGGCCCAGGGAAGTTGGCGAAGCCTTACGAAAAATCGACTGTGGCGGGCATTTGGTATCCGGCTGACAATCTTCCAGATGAAGCTCAGCTAACTGCCGATGCAGTCATGTTCGCCGGGCTCTTGGGACAGCTCTACTGTGCCCAGGATCAAAGGCGAATGCCTGGGGAGATAGCGCCTGAGATCATTGAGGCCGTTGAGGCAGTCGATGAAATTGCAAAGCCCCTTATGGGGCGCTCCAGGGCTGGGCAAGGGCGCGGTCTTTCGGGGCCAGAGCGACAGGCGGTGGAAAGGCGAGCGATGGAGCTTGCGAAGTCGATATTGGAGCGTGAGGGTTTCACCGTTGAAGACCACTCTGCAACAGCATCATACGACTTTCTCGCCTCGAAGAACGGCTGCAAAACCGTGGTCGAGGTTAAGGGCACGACTGGCGGTTTAGGCCCTATCATGCTCACAGCGAACGAGGTGACGCTGCATCAGAGTGGTACTATTAACAACGCGCTGTTCGTGGTTCACTCCATAGACTTGGATCGGCATGGACCCCAGCCTATCGCATCGGGTGGGACCGTCCATCGCCTTCAGCCTTGGCGATTAAATCCCGACCAGCTTAAACCAATGGCTTTCGAATACGCGCTGCTAGCGGAATAG
- a CDS encoding RlmE family RNA methyltransferase, with protein MRGAGAGKVRVKSAKGRTAQSTRWLERQLNDPYVRRAKAEGWRSRAAFKLIELDEKFHFVKGSRAVVDLGVSPGGWAQVVRKLAPKAKVVGIDLLPTDPIHGVTLFQMDFMDDKAPALLAETLGDAPDLVISDMAANTVGHAQTDHLRTMALVEAAAWFAVENLRKGGTFVAKVFAGGTDADLLAILKKHFTTIKHAKPPASRKGSVEWYVVAQGFKGRPIEQG; from the coding sequence GTGAGAGGTGCAGGTGCGGGCAAGGTCCGGGTCAAGTCGGCCAAAGGGCGGACGGCGCAATCGACGCGGTGGCTCGAGCGGCAACTCAATGACCCCTACGTCCGCCGCGCCAAGGCGGAAGGCTGGCGCAGCCGCGCCGCCTTCAAGTTGATCGAACTGGATGAGAAGTTCCACTTTGTGAAGGGATCGCGTGCCGTCGTCGATCTGGGCGTTTCGCCCGGCGGATGGGCGCAGGTGGTCAGGAAGCTGGCGCCCAAGGCCAAGGTTGTCGGCATCGACCTGCTGCCTACTGATCCCATCCACGGCGTCACCCTGTTTCAGATGGACTTCATGGATGACAAGGCGCCTGCTCTCTTGGCCGAGACGCTGGGGGATGCGCCCGACCTCGTTATTTCAGACATGGCGGCGAACACGGTAGGCCATGCGCAGACCGACCATTTGCGGACCATGGCGCTTGTCGAAGCGGCCGCCTGGTTTGCTGTGGAAAATCTGCGAAAGGGCGGCACCTTTGTCGCAAAGGTATTTGCGGGCGGCACCGACGCTGACCTGCTCGCCATATTGAAGAAGCATTTCACCACGATCAAACATGCCAAGCCACCCGCGAGCCGGAAAGGCAGCGTCGAATGGTATGTCGTGGCGCAGGGCTTCAAGGGACGCCCCATCGAGCAGGGCTGA